One part of the Prunus persica cultivar Lovell chromosome G5, Prunus_persica_NCBIv2, whole genome shotgun sequence genome encodes these proteins:
- the LOC18777511 gene encoding probable calcium-binding protein CML31: MEITPKSSSSALGRLCRKLSPRKTKAGHHDVEGPIENPTTCSSISSNSDLQMWKVFDFFDENGDGKISPAELQTCVRSVGGELSEEEAEAAVEASDLDGDGLLGFEEFQKLMEATNEDNNNQQLRDAFGMYEMEGSGCITPASLKRMLSRLGDSRSIDDCKAMIRAFDLNGDGALSFNEFTIMMR; encoded by the coding sequence ATGGAGATCACCCCCAAGTCATCATCGTCCGCCCTGGGAAGATTGTGCCGTAAACTGTCTCCAAGAAAGACAAAGGCAGGTCATCATGATGTAGAGGGCCCAATTGAGAACCCAACAACATGCAGCAGCATCAGCAGCAACAGCGACCTCCAGATGTGGAAGGTGTTTGATTTCTTCGACGAGAACGGAGATGGTAAGATTTCCCCAGCAGAGCTGCAGACTTGTGTGAGGAGTGTTGGGGGAGAGCTGTCTGAGGAGGAAGCGGAGGCCGCCGTGGAGGCTTCGGATTTGGATGGAGATGGGCTGCTGGGGTTTGAAGAATTCCAGAAGTTGATGGAAGCCACAAACGAGGACAACAACAATCAGCAGCTCAGAGATGCCTTTGGGATGTATGAAATGGAAGGCTCCGGCTGCATAACCCCAGCCAGCTTGAAGAGGATGCTCAGCCGCCTCGGCGACTCTCGCTCCATCGATGACTGCAAGGCCATGATTCGAGCGTTCGACCTTAATGGAGATGGGGCTCTCAGCTTTAATGAGTTCACAATCATGATgcgttaa